From Medicago truncatula cultivar Jemalong A17 chromosome 7, MtrunA17r5.0-ANR, whole genome shotgun sequence, a single genomic window includes:
- the LOC11430025 gene encoding WRKY transcription factor 23, with translation MMEKKGLNMEDYANIGSFPSYSFPSVFDLSEERSFMELLGVQQNMNNYSDSLLDLPVVVKEPPLESDGNGKEYSEVLNSQQQPATPNSSSISSASSEAINDEHNKTVDQTNNQLNKQLKAKKTNQKKPREARIAFMTKSEVDHLEDGYRWRKYGQKAVKNSPFPRSYYRCTSVSCNVKKHVERSLSDPTIVVTTYEGKHTHPNPIMSRSSAVRAGSLLPPPAECTTNFASDQNYDISQYYNQQRQQVLFNTLSSLGFPSKNMNATFSQDRPLCNPRVQDNGLLQDVVPSHMFKEE, from the exons ATGATGGAGAAAAAGGGTTTGAATATGGAGGATTATGCGAATATTGGATCTTTCCCTAGCTACTCATTTCCAAGTGTTTTTGATTTATCGGAAGAAAGGAGCTTCATGGAGTTACTGGGTGTGCAGCAGAACATGAACAACTATAGTGATAGTTTACTTGATTTGCCTGTGGTTGTAAAGGAGCCACCTTTGGAGAGTGATGGGAATGGAAAAGAGTATTCAGAGGTTTTGAATAGTCAACAACAACCTGCTACTCCTAACTCTTCATCTATTTCATCTGCTTCTAGTGAAGCAATCAATGATGAACACAATAAAACTGTTGACCAAACTAATAATCAACTCAACAAACA GTTGAAGGCTAAGAAGACAAATCAGAAGAAACCAAGAGAAGCTAGAATCGCTTTCATGACGAAAAGCGAGGTGGATCATCTGGAAGATGGGTACAGATGGAGAAAGTACGGTCAAAAAGCTGTTAAAAATAGCCCCTTTCCAAG GAGCTATTATCGTTGCACCAGTGTTTCATGTAATGTGAAGAAACACGTGGAGAGGTCTTTGAGTGATCCAACCATTGTAGTAACAACCTACGAAGGAAAACACACACATCCAAACCCAATTATGTCTCGTTCTTCAGCTGTTCGTGCTGGATCTCTATTACCACCACCAGCTGAATGCACCACCAATTTTGCCTCTGATCAAAACTACGATATATCCCAATATTATAATCAGCAGCGTCAACAAGTACTCTTCAATACATTGTCGTCTCTGGGTTTCCCTTCAAAGAATATGAATGCTACTTTTTCTCAAGACAGACCACTTTGTAATCCAAGGGTTCAGGACAATGGCCTTCTTCAAGATGTTGTTCCTTCACATATGTTCAAGGAGGAGTAG
- the LOC11426626 gene encoding flowering time control protein FCA, whose translation MLDIHQEQRVNFTGDPTNSQFPHDFVNVSGNGNIAAVDSGFPPPPRPPPNHNYPIPRKRQWGPPQDQVDVTGHVKVYVAPVPRTASEADVRLVFQGYGTIVEVVLLRDKATGVRQGSCLVKYSTFDEADMAIKALSNQYTFPGESSPVVVRFADRKRERFGLRDFCQNMERRDPPEVVGKVYVGCINNEASKQEIEEIFSPYGHIEDVVVLRNRGYGFVKFYNREMALAAIKGLDRTFTMRGCDQPLIVRFAEPKKPRMGELRGNYLPANASYGPSSQEPAAWPLPNFCDPNTGGSNMHIAPHHSRLPHQQVNAHIPNWQPVATVVQQQFPPQHVHSQLTSMPLRPLQAPNLSSQPFITEVQRQFHPPDSLVQNIEQQLSSQLPTQTERCNTVVGSTSPDLHTNPQDEEFPESDWSEHYCPDGNKYYYNCVTCESRWEKPGEYALYDKESQKQHEQDDHSLLQPQLSLSSSQEVSQKQQETNHDDHMQSETSPVVEQV comes from the exons ATGCTGGATATTCATCAAGAACAAAGGGTCAATTTCACCGGAGACCCAACAAACTCTCAATTCCCCCACGACTTCGTCAATGTCAGCGGCAATGGTAACATAGCCGCCGTTGATTCTGGATTTCCTCCTCCTCCCCGACCGCCCCCTAATCATAATTATCCCATCCCTCGCAAACGACAATGGGGACCTCCTCAAG ATCAAGTCGATGTTACGGGTCATGTTAAAGTTTACGTTGCACCTGTTCCCAGAACTGCATCTGAGGCTGAT GTCCGCCTTGTGTTCCAAGGATATGGAACTATTGTCGAGGTTGTTCTTTTAAGGGATAAGGCAACTGGAGTTCGACAAG GAAGTTGTTTGGTGAAATATTCAACATTTGATGAAGCGGATATGGCTATTAAGGCTTTAAGCAATCAGTATACATTTCCTGGA GAATCATCACCTGTTGTTGTCAGATTTGCCGATCGAAAACGTGAACGTTTTG gGCTTCGAGACTTCTGTCAAAACATGGAAAGGAGAGATCCTCCCGAAG TGGTGGGTAAAGTTTATGTTGGTTGCATCAACAATGAAGCTTCAAAACAGGAAATTGAAGAA ATATTTTCCCCTTACGGGCATATAGAAGATGTCGTCGTCTTGCGGAATCGCG GATATGGTTTTGTCAAATTTTATAACAGAGAGATGGCGTTGGCAGCAATCAAAGGGTTGGATAGAACATTCACGATGAGA GGTTGTGATCAACCATTAATTGTTCGTTTTGCGGAACCGAAGAAACCTAGGATGGGAGAATTAAG GGGCAATTACTTACCTGCGAATGCAAGTTATGGTCCCAGTTCCCAAGAACCAGCAGCTTG GCCACTACCAAATTTTTGTGATCCCAATACTGGAGGAAGTAATATGCATATTGCTCCACATCATTCCAGACTTCCACACCAGCAAGTTAATGCTCATATTCCCAACTGGCAACCTGTTGCTACTGTTGTACAGCAACAATTTCCACCCCAACACGTACATTCACAATTGACTTCGATGCCTTTACGGCCACTTCAAGCTCCCAACTTGTCTTCTCAACCATTTATCACTGAGGTGCAGAGACAATTTCATCCACCAGATTCATTGGTCCAAAATATAGAGCAGCAGCTAAGTTCTCAG CTACCTACTCAGACTGAACGTTGCAATACAGTTGTTGGTAGTACCTCACCTGATCTGCATACAAATCCCCAAGATGAAGAATTTCCAGAGTCTGACTGGAGCGAACATTACTGCCCTGATGGTAACAAGTACTACTACAACTGTGTCACTTGCGAAAGCAGA TGGGAAAAGCCTGGGGAGTATGCTTTGTATGACAAAGAATCACAGAAGCAACACGAGCAAGATGATCATAGCTTACTTCAACCGCAATTGTCGTTATCTTCCTCTCAAGAAGTTTCTCAAAAGCAACAG GAAACAAATCATGATGATCACATGCAGTCAGAAACAAGTCCTGTTGTTGAACaggtgtga
- the LOC11433592 gene encoding stachyose synthase, with product MQQCNDFFFLGTKQVSMGRVGDDFWFQDPNGDPMGAFWLQCVHMIHCSYNSLWMGQMIRPDWDMFQSDHICAKFHAGSRAICGGPIYLSDDVGFHDFDLIKKLVFPDGTIPKCIHFPLPTTDCLFKYPLFDKTIVLKIWNFNKYGGVIGAFNCQGAGWDPKEHKLRGFPECYNPIVGTVHVTEVEWDQKKEASHLGKAEEYVVYFNQAEELCLMTPNSESIQFIIQPSTFELYNFVQVKKFGGTIKFAPIGLTNMFNSGGTILDLEYVESGAKIKVKGGGNFLAYSSESPKKFQLNGFEVAFEWMGDEKLTLNVPWIDEAGGVANLG from the exons ATGCAACAGTGCAATGACTTTTTCTTCCTTGGAACAAAGCAAGTTTCCATGGGAAGAGTTG GGGACGACTTTTGGTTCCAAGATCCTAATGGTGATCCAATGGGAGCTTTTTGGTTACAATGTGTTCACATGATTCATTGTTCCTATAATAGCTTATGGATGGGACAAATGATTCGACCTGATTGGGACATGTTTCAGTCGGACCATATTTGTGCTAAATTTCATGCTGGCTCAAGAGCTATTTGTGGTGGTCCAATTTATTTGAGTGATGATGTTGGCTTTCATGACTTTGATCTGATTAAGAAACTCGTGTTCCCTGATGGTACAATTCCAAAATGCATACATTTTCCTCTTCCTACTACAGACTGTCTTTTCAAATATCCTCTATTTGACAAAACAATTGTTCTCAAAATTTGGAACTTCAACAAG TATGGAGGAGTGATTGGTGCTTTCAACTGTCAAGGGGCAGGGTGGGACCCAAAAGAGCACAAGCTTAGAGGATTCCCTGAATGCTACAATCCAATAGTTGGTACTGTGCATGTAACTGAAGTTGAATGGGATCAGAAGAAAGAAGCATCTCATTTGGGTAAAGCAGAAGAGTATGTGGTCTACTTCAATCAAGCTGAAGAACTTTGTTTGATGACTCCAAATTCTGAATCAATTCAATTTATCATTCAACCATCCACATTTGAGCTATACAATTTTGTTCAAGTCAAAAAGTTTGGTGGCACCATCAAATTTGCACCAATTGGATTGACAAATATGTTCAATAGTGGTGGAACAATTCTTGATTTGGAATATGTTGAAAGTGGTGCAAAGATTAAGGTTAAAGGTGGTGGGAATTTCCTTGCTTATTCAAGTGAATCACCAAAGAAGTTTCAATTGAATGGTTTTGAAGTGGCGTTTGAGTGGATGGGTGATGAAAAGTTGACTCTCAATGTTCCTTGGATTGATGAGGCTGGTGGGGTTGCCAATCTCGGATAG